From the Cryptomeria japonica chromosome 2, Sugi_1.0, whole genome shotgun sequence genome, one window contains:
- the LOC131044348 gene encoding uncharacterized protein LOC131044348 isoform X2 has translation MESIVVEEIDVSERAAEVGDDGGRRSLQGSARYEINENAIEMGLKGVGVMPNDAFICSYSHGDPKWIATSLVSPLPSDIIAPPLSNYSSMLLKEEDMDKSQQHQHSQKQVFIRYGLQILFGPNVANVTNENSALYIDLPSNMLGSFFMGWVGVAFKRNISIFSEALAIGLSSGLMGSITTFTSWMQAMVNLATKGHWIIGIIGLLLGMELAQMSLELGIDSTKLITYAHIQIKKKQLVLTWMPSSEHYQCGLCGFILVMFIFAILWGGSLVLLVFNFTSQHKTKLWMACMVGPFGVWARWYMARLNGQGIGAKKHLKWLPIGTLLTNLMTSIIMAALSTIHQVVKDRTGKIMIESLQLGFLGCMSTVSAFVVEVRAMHQSNHSWRAYVYILLSLFPAFIFGILICSIPTWSRGYS, from the exons ATGGAATCAATAGTCGTAGAGGAAATTGATGTAAGTGAGAGAGCAGCAGAGGTTGGTGATGATGGTGGAAGACGATCGCTCCAGGGTAGTGCAAGGTATGAAATCAATGAGAATGCAATTGAGATGGGTTTAAAGGGTGTGGGAGTGATGCCAAATGATGCTTTCATTTGTTCTTACTCACATGGAGATCCTAAATGGATTGCAACTTCACTTGTGTCACCATTACCTTCTGATATCATTGCCCCACCTTTGTCAAACTACTCTTCAATGCTTCTAAAAGAAGAAGATATGGATAAAAGCCAACAACATCAACACTCACAAAAACAG GTCTTTATAAGATATGGATTACAAATATTATTTGGACCAAATGTAGCCAATGTGACAAATGAAAATAGTGCTCTTTATATCGATCTTCCTTCAAATAtg CTTGGAAGCTTTTTCATGGGATGGGTTGGAGTTGCATTCAAAAGAAATATTTCTATTTTCTCTGAAGCATTGGCCATTGGACTATCATCGGGATTGATGGGAAGCATTACTACTTTTACATCTTGGATGCAAGCAATGGTAAACCTAGCAACTAAAGGACATTGGATAATTGGAATTATTGGTCTTCTTTTAG GTATGGAGTTGGCCCAAATGTCACTTGAACTAGGGATTGACTCTACAAAGCTAATTACATATGCTCATATTCAAATAAAGAAGAAACAATTGGTCTTGACATGGATGCCATCTAGTGAACACTATCAATGTGGTTTATGTGGTTTTATCTTGGTTATGTTCATCTTTGCAATATTATGGGGAGGAAGCTTGGTTTTATTAGTGTTTAATTTTACATCCCAACATAAGACAAAATTGTGGATGGCTTGTATGGTTGGACCATTTGGAGTATGGGCAAGATGGTATATGGCACGCCTCAATGGACAAGGAATTGGAGCAAAAAAACACTTAAAATGGCTGCCAATAGGAACATTGCTTACGAATCTCATGACAAGCATCATTATGGCTGCATTATCAACAATTCACCAagtg GTTAAGGATCGTACAGGAAAAATCATGATAGAATCCCTTCAACTTGGTTTTCTAGGGTGCATGAGTACCGTCTCTGCATTTGTAGTAGAAGTTCGTGCTATGCATCAAAGCAATCACTCTTGGAGGGCTTACGTATATATATTATTATCTTTATTTCCAgcatttatttttggaattttgatATGCTCAATACCAACATGGTCTAGAGGATACTCTTAA
- the LOC131044348 gene encoding uncharacterized protein LOC131044348 isoform X1 — translation MESIVVEEIDVSERAAEVGDDGGRRSLQGSARYEINENAIEMGLKGVGVMPNDAFICSYSHGDPKWIATSLVSPLPSDIIAPPLSNYSSMLLKEEDMDKSQQHQHSQKQVNRTKCSHAMEYILILSYLGVFGIVGVFIRYGLQILFGPNVANVTNENSALYIDLPSNMLGSFFMGWVGVAFKRNISIFSEALAIGLSSGLMGSITTFTSWMQAMVNLATKGHWIIGIIGLLLGMELAQMSLELGIDSTKLITYAHIQIKKKQLVLTWMPSSEHYQCGLCGFILVMFIFAILWGGSLVLLVFNFTSQHKTKLWMACMVGPFGVWARWYMARLNGQGIGAKKHLKWLPIGTLLTNLMTSIIMAALSTIHQVVKDRTGKIMIESLQLGFLGCMSTVSAFVVEVRAMHQSNHSWRAYVYILLSLFPAFIFGILICSIPTWSRGYS, via the exons ATGGAATCAATAGTCGTAGAGGAAATTGATGTAAGTGAGAGAGCAGCAGAGGTTGGTGATGATGGTGGAAGACGATCGCTCCAGGGTAGTGCAAGGTATGAAATCAATGAGAATGCAATTGAGATGGGTTTAAAGGGTGTGGGAGTGATGCCAAATGATGCTTTCATTTGTTCTTACTCACATGGAGATCCTAAATGGATTGCAACTTCACTTGTGTCACCATTACCTTCTGATATCATTGCCCCACCTTTGTCAAACTACTCTTCAATGCTTCTAAAAGAAGAAGATATGGATAAAAGCCAACAACATCAACACTCACAAAAACAG GTTAATCGTACGAAATGTTCACATGCAATGGAATATATATTGATCCTTTCTTATCTTGGAGTGTTTGGAATTGTTGGA GTCTTTATAAGATATGGATTACAAATATTATTTGGACCAAATGTAGCCAATGTGACAAATGAAAATAGTGCTCTTTATATCGATCTTCCTTCAAATAtg CTTGGAAGCTTTTTCATGGGATGGGTTGGAGTTGCATTCAAAAGAAATATTTCTATTTTCTCTGAAGCATTGGCCATTGGACTATCATCGGGATTGATGGGAAGCATTACTACTTTTACATCTTGGATGCAAGCAATGGTAAACCTAGCAACTAAAGGACATTGGATAATTGGAATTATTGGTCTTCTTTTAG GTATGGAGTTGGCCCAAATGTCACTTGAACTAGGGATTGACTCTACAAAGCTAATTACATATGCTCATATTCAAATAAAGAAGAAACAATTGGTCTTGACATGGATGCCATCTAGTGAACACTATCAATGTGGTTTATGTGGTTTTATCTTGGTTATGTTCATCTTTGCAATATTATGGGGAGGAAGCTTGGTTTTATTAGTGTTTAATTTTACATCCCAACATAAGACAAAATTGTGGATGGCTTGTATGGTTGGACCATTTGGAGTATGGGCAAGATGGTATATGGCACGCCTCAATGGACAAGGAATTGGAGCAAAAAAACACTTAAAATGGCTGCCAATAGGAACATTGCTTACGAATCTCATGACAAGCATCATTATGGCTGCATTATCAACAATTCACCAagtg GTTAAGGATCGTACAGGAAAAATCATGATAGAATCCCTTCAACTTGGTTTTCTAGGGTGCATGAGTACCGTCTCTGCATTTGTAGTAGAAGTTCGTGCTATGCATCAAAGCAATCACTCTTGGAGGGCTTACGTATATATATTATTATCTTTATTTCCAgcatttatttttggaattttgatATGCTCAATACCAACATGGTCTAGAGGATACTCTTAA